A section of the Mergibacter septicus genome encodes:
- a CDS encoding S6 family peptidase, whose protein sequence is MRKNLLALLISLALINKNTYATLARHDIDWSEYEDFALNIGRYEAGRKGIIVYKKDGTISGTIDVPMPTFYGVSDSGNGTLYADPQIIATVAHVGNGVGNHQVQRFMRGDVELSKDFKKKSKWNKLLEYSEAYSPNEHKTPMQNLDHKLVRLNQVMFDFTPFEAIPEGEKNTLGKVGDLLARVGNGSPKIATAVNQEVWSRWGLSGGLNKVKWEHKNKPGLAIEFNPKTPIDTGTKAGDSGSPVFIWSEKSQKWYLFATNAAGSGFGYGKNSHLTKDLDGLHRILKEYNKEIDKTGDTDLSTDKSNEKKNLVYTKGVNVKINSDVNLGPARLIFRDNATIDGTGTLTTAGIEVDKGKTLTFKSNIGQNTIIRKVGKGDLKLEGNKNNKKQGSIHLGDGTLEIAEGSSIGKIKIGSGRATIKVTKDNQFDGNQIYFGVQGGTLDLNGHNLEFNDIFHVDKGTRIVNQPLSKTITSHNTTDSNSTTSTSETANTVSTPPTATSTSATNNTPTFTFKPDGDRVFLGSFNGNLNVNYDANHLWELRGNSSIKDLNVKQGTVKLVGDNVLHTQYLTPSQTEYHTVTFNANNINVENGATLVLGRASKTKADIKINGTLKVVATGKVDTSIPKAYEDEPANYQQDTNKIVVEGNITLNNGNKVLIDLENNNIAEIKSKISAKNAISLHKKGDGELLLSGTNSFTNGNFEIEKGIVRITDKENAKKLSYTVKNGSTLEVQGIETDELKGLLEKFNNSFDGILSLDKDITKLDSKLGEFNQLYLGTKGNITLGTENQNLLEHLSFLNLGGDGGTITVQGLKTTGSSNSKKTLNIGNGTYRGKVIIEELTKDSHLDLNVHTGVDLEVKKNSNTDKFLDLGYGSTAKVDLLNNLKTNSKGIVLIDSDDNLSKLTDPTYSNLHDIYIGTSKNKTLNINAEKISGNTYRFSGEGETHLKFNLSNKDLIVDAQGLTGGVVSLDKDNTNYKGKITVQGHKEQNLGSITLKASTGNSLGQGNEIVIKNGGILDVNGKSINIKLSTESNQLGTIFSTEKGSVTLANTDNTEIKNKISGNLDITYNGSGELSLSNTQNHFTGNINLNNGTLKYSIEGVTNQNNKINISNNAKIDITKNVNSEIVANVNNNADASILFTELNTNTNISTKKLTLTSNVTSKGNNNGSNFNRNREINYQNLNLNNHTLITENQFLSINSVSSKGNLILKNSTLKLHGGNHTLLSEKNFENIELNNSTLDLRDYNFKNSEKRQKVVVKGDSTISTGTYGSDGGGASTGFNNPLELTTGSTLNIVQANSRWYVNMQIDSDIKGDGNIIISQAKSGNLKITNNFKEFNGSLKLVYKNNRRPELGYYLNGDNEADRTLNFEILSEQFVNQRPSVTLKNIASKSLILKNVNGYSGTLIADKGDIILDGNNAVSTKAVLQEVDSHKIIFKVDEGQTGNAGGFYYSHSGKANNDGLHKKGKGELVFTSNYMTTNSPKFYVDEGTVTIATSSEFKSTQSQNRSSSEVYLDYNVAQDANLNFKVSGNYTVKNTVSGAGNVSFSQADDSTKYTTDYSKLGHSGDLTINAKVDLNLDSNDQNPITLRHNLKGEQKGYLTIKGDNKTLNINKSLDNYAGSLEISNKTNLDLNLNDATLDNALYGSGTITNKNSSNLNLNNTAHFVGTLYAKTGDISINNQFDASNTDVIKLKSENNHYINITTTDNNSVAKFNFIEGNLRKKGTGTLIINDNVSVDNIKHLDLNEGNLQLNHDINVEELKLGSDTKLILNSNNIDRNITGTGDVELMKTNTLTNDKLQHTGNLIVNADSTLLINTKDTLSYNLTGNHKLTINSNNEKSDTVLKLNNDNIQHFTGGLAINNTTELNNITNLDNQLSGNGIIINKNSSNLNLNNTANFTGTLNAKVGDISINNQFNTNNTGAIQLKSENDHYINITTTDDSAAKFNFIDGNLRKKGTGTLIINDDVTVKNMNHLDLAEGNLQLNHDINVEKLKLGSDTKLILNSNNIDRNITGTGDIELKATNTLTNDKLQHTGNLIVNADSTLLINTKDTLSYNLTGNHKLTINSDKDNNNSLLKLNNDNIQHFTGGLAINNTTELNNITNLDNQLSGNGIIINKNNSNLTLNNTANFTGTLNAKEGDISINNQFNTNNTGTIQLKSENNHYINITTTDNNSVAKFNFIEGNLRKKGTGTLIINDNVSVGNIKHLDLDEGNLQLDHSIKAQNITLGENTKLTLNNTSGNIDHNITGTGNVELKATNTLTNDKLQHTGNLIVNADSTLLINTKDTLSYNLTGNHKLTINSGKDNNNSLLKLNNDNIQHFTGGLAINNTTELNNITNLNNQLSGNGIIINTNSSNLNLNNTADFVGTLNAKEGDISINNQFAANNANGTIKLKSENGHYINFTTTDNNSSAKFDFAGGNFRKKGTGTLVVNNDVTVTNMNHFDLAEGNLQLDRGINAQNIDLSKNTKLILNNTSGNINSNITGEGDVELMKPNTLANNKLKHTGDLIVNADTNLTISGNENLAYHLKGKNTVTFSGENSSVQLHGSHINDFSGTLAINNTAELYDVGNSLTNVTGSGTIVSKSGEFSFDNTRFTGEIVADNANIKVIDAKAKKYTAKNADITLPYHLAKDNPSATFSAINGAFVKADEKQWVLNRENLDKLGKLKIQSGEVIISDLLPSEKEKDKENENNSNSMLTVPAEFIADNAPRPHPRSPRRGRSLLSATTPAAITVNDDTILPANEKEVEIKQGAKLILDTNHQVDKIKNEGTVNLNTHTLSIDDYSSEHGKIIIALNDKTNQVLNIKKTDKNVDVELVATKETLTYLASNGIKIANLPTQLNILNEEQLTKGNYDLTNVNGMIKLLLAPNLMSKILRLTEIHQLNQLHTNEPFIEGVTVKANYSNGKIKEKFLKDYRNTLFKSQANTSGITINLGKTYGRFTGKLTLKALNTDFQSEVNHKTQQDKLKTLAAETGIKVEYKPGYGATLSAGILQSSFKQGKYALLNGNLSLYANPRYPIGKGVLTLENELSVRYTPILSQALPADEMAKLTNPFAYAHRLGLNYQYQKFDFNLATKVTFDNTQLTYIRKEAQVNSDLIKGLSYQLSAGVKYHFTQKLNLSLTSDTTFSKNSSQFGAKIGVTYNF, encoded by the coding sequence ATGAGAAAGAATCTACTCGCATTGCTAATATCCTTAGCACTTATCAATAAAAATACCTATGCAACTTTAGCAAGACACGATATTGATTGGAGTGAATATGAAGATTTTGCACTGAATATCGGTCGTTATGAAGCTGGTAGAAAAGGAATTATTGTCTATAAAAAAGATGGAACTATATCAGGTACGATCGATGTCCCTATGCCGACTTTTTATGGGGTTAGTGATTCAGGAAACGGTACCTTATATGCCGATCCACAAATTATTGCCACCGTAGCTCACGTAGGTAACGGTGTTGGTAATCATCAAGTTCAACGGTTTATGCGTGGCGATGTTGAATTATCTAAGGATTTCAAAAAAAAATCAAAATGGAACAAATTATTAGAATATAGTGAAGCCTATTCCCCTAATGAACATAAAACGCCGATGCAAAACCTAGATCATAAGCTAGTTCGCCTCAATCAAGTTATGTTTGACTTCACTCCCTTTGAAGCAATACCCGAAGGCGAAAAAAATACTTTAGGAAAAGTAGGTGATTTACTTGCACGTGTTGGAAATGGTTCCCCTAAAATAGCAACTGCAGTCAATCAAGAAGTATGGTCTCGATGGGGATTATCTGGTGGTTTGAATAAAGTAAAGTGGGAACATAAAAATAAACCCGGACTTGCAATTGAATTCAATCCTAAAACCCCTATAGACACAGGTACCAAAGCTGGAGATAGCGGATCGCCCGTATTTATTTGGAGTGAAAAATCACAAAAATGGTATTTATTTGCCACTAACGCCGCTGGATCAGGATTTGGCTATGGTAAGAACTCTCATTTAACCAAAGATTTAGACGGCTTACATAGAATACTTAAAGAATATAATAAGGAAATAGATAAAACCGGAGATACCGATTTATCTACAGACAAAAGTAACGAAAAGAAAAATTTAGTATATACAAAAGGTGTTAATGTAAAAATAAATAGTGATGTAAATTTAGGTCCTGCACGATTAATCTTCAGAGATAATGCAACAATAGATGGGACAGGAACTCTCACTACCGCTGGGATTGAAGTTGATAAAGGAAAAACATTAACCTTTAAGTCTAATATTGGTCAAAACACTATTATTCGTAAAGTAGGCAAAGGGGATTTAAAACTAGAAGGAAATAAAAACAATAAGAAACAAGGCTCAATCCATCTAGGCGATGGTACTTTGGAAATAGCTGAAGGTAGTTCTATTGGAAAAATTAAAATTGGTAGTGGACGTGCAACGATTAAAGTAACCAAAGACAATCAATTCGACGGCAATCAAATTTATTTCGGCGTACAAGGCGGTACCTTAGATCTTAACGGACATAATTTAGAATTTAATGATATTTTTCACGTTGATAAAGGGACTAGGATTGTCAATCAACCACTCTCCAAAACAATAACTTCTCATAACACTACCGATAGTAATTCGACTACCTCTACTAGCGAAACAGCTAACACTGTCAGCACACCCCCTACGGCTACAAGTACTTCTGCCACTAACAACACGCCAACCTTTACCTTTAAACCAGATGGTGATCGGGTATTTCTCGGTAGTTTCAATGGTAATCTCAATGTTAATTATGATGCCAACCATCTATGGGAATTACGTGGCAATTCTTCAATTAAAGATTTAAATGTCAAACAAGGAACAGTTAAACTTGTCGGCGATAATGTCCTCCACACCCAATATTTAACGCCTTCTCAAACTGAATATCATACTGTTACATTTAACGCCAATAATATTAATGTTGAAAATGGAGCTACTTTAGTTTTAGGACGAGCAAGTAAAACTAAAGCGGATATCAAAATTAATGGAACTTTAAAAGTTGTAGCAACAGGCAAAGTAGATACTTCCATTCCAAAAGCATACGAAGATGAGCCAGCTAACTATCAGCAAGATACTAATAAAATAGTAGTTGAAGGAAATATTACACTAAATAATGGTAACAAGGTTTTAATTGACTTAGAAAATAATAATATCGCTGAAATAAAATCTAAGATTTCTGCTAAAAATGCTATTTCATTACACAAAAAAGGGGATGGTGAACTTTTATTAAGTGGAACTAATAGTTTTACTAACGGTAACTTTGAGATCGAAAAAGGGATTGTTCGAATTACAGATAAAGAGAATGCTAAAAAGCTAAGTTATACCGTTAAAAATGGCTCAACCTTGGAAGTACAAGGAATTGAAACTGACGAATTAAAGGGGTTATTAGAGAAATTTAATAATAGCTTTGATGGAATTTTAAGTTTAGATAAAGATATAACAAAATTAGATAGTAAATTAGGTGAATTTAATCAGCTCTATTTAGGGACTAAAGGAAACATTACTTTAGGTACAGAAAATCAAAATTTATTAGAACATTTAAGTTTTCTTAATTTAGGGGGTGATGGCGGTACAATCACTGTTCAAGGACTAAAAACTACTGGTAGCAGTAACAGTAAAAAGACCCTAAATATCGGCAACGGTACCTATCGTGGTAAGGTAATTATTGAAGAACTAACAAAAGACTCACATCTCGATTTAAATGTTCATACTGGAGTCGATTTAGAGGTTAAGAAAAATAGTAATACCGATAAATTTCTCGATCTAGGTTATGGCTCAACCGCAAAAGTTGATCTATTAAACAATTTAAAAACAAATTCTAAAGGGATTGTTTTAATTGATAGCGATGACAACTTATCTAAGTTAACTGATCCCACATATAGTAATTTACACGATATCTATATTGGTACCAGCAAAAATAAAACGTTAAATATTAATGCAGAAAAAATCAGTGGCAATACCTATAGATTTTCAGGTGAAGGAGAGACTCATCTAAAATTCAATTTAAGTAATAAAGACTTAATTGTCGATGCACAAGGTCTAACTGGAGGGGTTGTTTCACTTGATAAGGATAATACAAATTATAAAGGAAAAATTACTGTTCAAGGGCATAAAGAGCAGAATTTGGGTAGTATCACCCTTAAAGCATCTACAGGTAACTCATTAGGTCAGGGTAACGAAATTGTAATTAAAAATGGCGGTATCTTAGATGTAAATGGAAAAAGTATTAATATAAAACTTTCAACTGAGAGTAATCAATTAGGAACTATTTTTAGTACAGAAAAAGGTAGTGTAACACTTGCAAATACAGATAATACTGAGATTAAAAATAAAATAAGTGGAAATTTAGATATTACCTATAATGGTAGCGGTGAACTATCTTTATCCAACACTCAAAATCATTTTACCGGTAATATTAATCTAAATAATGGAACATTAAAATATTCTATTGAAGGTGTAACCAATCAAAATAACAAAATAAATATTAGCAATAATGCTAAAATAGATATCACTAAAAATGTTAATTCTGAAATTGTTGCCAATGTAAATAATAATGCCGATGCATCTATCCTATTTACAGAATTAAATACCAATACTAATATCAGTACCAAGAAATTAACTTTAACTTCTAATGTTACTAGCAAAGGTAACAACAATGGTTCAAATTTTAATCGAAATAGAGAAATTAATTATCAAAATTTAAACCTCAACAATCATACCTTAATAACAGAAAATCAATTTTTATCTATTAACTCAGTCTCAAGCAAAGGTAACCTAATTCTAAAAAATTCAACCTTAAAATTACATGGTGGGAACCACACTTTATTATCTGAAAAAAACTTTGAAAATATTGAATTAAACAACTCTACACTAGATTTACGTGATTACAATTTTAAAAACTCCGAAAAACGTCAAAAAGTAGTAGTAAAAGGAGATAGTACTATCTCTACTGGTACCTATGGCAGTGATGGTGGCGGAGCTTCTACTGGCTTTAATAATCCATTGGAACTCACCACTGGCTCTACATTAAATATAGTCCAAGCAAATAGCCGCTGGTATGTTAATATGCAGATTGATTCTGATATTAAAGGTGATGGAAATATTATTATTTCTCAAGCAAAATCTGGTAATTTAAAAATTACCAATAATTTTAAAGAATTTAATGGTAGCTTAAAATTAGTATATAAGAATAATAGAAGACCTGAACTAGGATATTATCTTAATGGAGATAATGAAGCAGATAGAACTCTTAATTTTGAAATACTATCTGAACAATTTGTTAATCAAAGACCTTCAGTAACATTAAAAAATATTGCATCAAAAAGTTTAATCTTAAAGAACGTTAATGGCTATTCAGGTACTCTTATTGCTGATAAAGGTGATATTATTTTAGATGGTAACAATGCAGTTTCCACCAAAGCGGTACTTCAAGAAGTAGATAGCCATAAAATTATCTTTAAAGTTGATGAAGGTCAAACTGGAAATGCAGGTGGATTCTATTACTCTCACTCTGGCAAAGCAAATAACGATGGACTGCATAAAAAAGGAAAAGGGGAATTAGTCTTTACCAGTAATTATATGACCACAAATTCACCTAAATTTTATGTTGACGAAGGTACAGTCACTATCGCAACCTCATCAGAGTTTAAATCAACACAATCTCAAAACCGTTCTTCCAGTGAAGTATATTTAGACTATAACGTCGCTCAAGATGCAAATTTAAATTTTAAAGTCAGTGGAAATTATACGGTAAAAAATACCGTTTCAGGTGCAGGCAATGTTTCATTTAGTCAAGCTGATGATAGCACTAAATACACCACTGACTATTCAAAATTAGGCCATAGTGGCGATCTGACGATTAATGCCAAAGTTGATCTTAATTTAGATAGTAACGATCAAAATCCAATTACTCTTAGACATAACTTAAAAGGAGAACAGAAAGGGTATCTAACGATTAAAGGTGATAATAAAACACTAAATATCAATAAAAGCCTAGATAATTATGCTGGTAGTTTAGAAATTAGTAACAAAACCAATTTAGATCTTAATTTGAATGATGCAACCCTTGATAATGCACTATATGGCTCTGGCACTATTACAAATAAAAATAGCAGTAATTTAAACCTAAATAATACAGCCCATTTTGTTGGTACATTATATGCAAAAACAGGGGATATTAGTATTAATAACCAATTTGATGCAAGTAATACAGATGTAATCAAATTAAAATCTGAAAATAATCATTATATTAATATCACTACCACTGATAATAATTCAGTAGCTAAATTTAATTTTATTGAAGGAAACCTTAGAAAAAAAGGTACTGGCACATTAATTATTAATGATAATGTGAGTGTAGATAATATTAAACATCTTGATTTAAATGAAGGAAATCTACAACTCAACCACGATATTAATGTTGAAGAATTAAAACTAGGTTCAGATACAAAATTAATTCTAAATAGCAATAACATTGATCGTAATATTACTGGTACTGGCGATGTTGAGTTAATGAAAACAAATACATTAACCAATGATAAATTACAACATACAGGAAATTTAATTGTTAATGCTGATAGTACATTATTAATTAATACCAAAGATACTTTAAGTTATAACCTAACAGGTAATCACAAGTTAACCATTAATTCTAATAATGAAAAATCTGATACCGTATTAAAGTTAAATAATGATAATATTCAGCATTTCACTGGTGGTTTAGCGATTAATAATACTACTGAACTTAATAATATTACCAACTTAGATAATCAATTATCAGGCAATGGGATTATTATTAATAAAAATAGCAGTAATTTAAACTTAAATAATACCGCTAATTTCACTGGTACTTTAAATGCTAAAGTTGGGGATATTAGTATTAATAACCAATTTAATACTAATAATACTGGTGCAATTCAATTAAAATCTGAAAACGATCATTATATTAATATTACCACCACAGATGATTCTGCTGCCAAATTTAACTTTATTGATGGGAACCTTAGAAAAAAAGGTACTGGTACATTAATTATTAATGATGATGTTACTGTCAAAAATATGAACCACCTCGATCTAGCTGAAGGCAATCTACAACTCAATCACGATATTAATGTTGAAAAATTAAAACTAGGTTCAGATACAAAATTAATTCTAAATAGCAATAACATTGATCGTAATATTACTGGTACTGGCGATATTGAGTTAAAAGCCACTAACACATTAACCAATGATAAATTACAACATACAGGAAATTTAATTGTTAATGCCGATAGTACATTATTAATTAATACAAAAGATACTTTAAGTTATAACCTAACAGGTAATCACAAGTTAACCATTAATTCTGATAAAGATAATAATAATTCATTACTAAAACTAAATAATGATAATATTCAGCATTTCACTGGTGGTTTAGCGATTAACAATACTACTGAACTTAATAATATTACCAACTTAGATAATCAATTATCAGGCAATGGAATTATTATTAATAAAAACAATAGTAATTTAACTTTAAATAATACCGCTAATTTCACTGGTACTTTAAATGCTAAAGAAGGGGATATTAGTATTAATAACCAATTTAATACTAATAATACTGGTACAATTCAATTAAAATCTGAAAATAATCATTATATTAATATCACTACCACTGATAATAATTCAGTAGCTAAATTTAATTTTATTGAAGGAAACCTTAGAAAGAAAGGTACTGGTACATTAATTATTAATGATAATGTGAGTGTAGGTAATATTAAACATCTTGATTTAGATGAAGGAAATCTACAATTAGATCACAGTATTAAAGCACAAAATATTACTTTAGGTGAAAATACAAAATTAACCTTAAATAATACCAGTGGTAATATTGATCACAATATTACTGGTACTGGTAATGTTGAGTTAAAAGCTACTAACACATTAACCAATGATAAATTACAACACACAGGAAATTTAATTGTTAATGCCGATAGTACATTATTAATTAATACAAAAGATACTTTAAGTTATAACCTAACAGGTAATCATAAGTTAACCATTAATTCTGGTAAAGATAATAATAATTCATTACTAAAATTAAATAATGATAATATTCAGCATTTCACTGGTGGTTTAGCGATTAATAATACCACCGAGCTTAATAATATTACCAATTTAAATAATCAATTATCAGGCAACGGGATTATTATTAATACAAATAGCAGCAATTTAAACCTCAATAATACCGCCGATTTTGTCGGTACCTTAAATGCTAAAGAAGGCGATATTAGTATTAATAACCAATTTGCTGCAAATAATGCTAACGGGACGATTAAACTAAAATCTGAAAACGGTCATTATATTAATTTCACCACTACTGATAATAACTCTTCTGCTAAATTTGACTTTGCAGGTGGTAATTTTAGAAAGAAAGGTACTGGCACATTAGTGGTTAATAATGATGTTACTGTTACAAATATGAACCACTTCGATCTTGCTGAAGGCAATCTACAATTAGATCGTGGTATTAATGCACAAAATATTGATTTAAGTAAAAACACAAAATTAATCTTAAATAATACCAGTGGTAATATCAATTCTAATATCACTGGTGAGGGCGATGTTGAGTTAATGAAACCTAACACATTAGCCAATAATAAATTAAAACACACAGGCGATTTAATTGTTAATGCCGACACAAATTTAACGATTAGTGGTAACGAAAATCTCGCTTATCACCTTAAAGGAAAGAATACTGTAACCTTCTCAGGTGAAAATAGCTCCGTTCAATTACATGGCAGCCATATCAATGATTTCTCTGGGACATTAGCGATTAATAATACCGCTGAATTGTATGATGTTGGGAACTCACTCACCAATGTTACAGGCTCTGGTACCATTGTGAGTAAATCCGGTGAGTTTAGTTTTGATAATACCCGTTTCACAGGGGAGATTGTCGCCGATAATGCCAATATCAAGGTAATTGATGCCAAGGCAAAAAAATATACCGCTAAAAATGCGGATATTACCTTACCTTATCATCTCGCTAAAGATAACCCTTCTGCTACTTTCTCGGCAATTAATGGTGCTTTTGTCAAAGCCGATGAAAAACAATGGGTCTTAAATCGTGAGAATTTAGATAAGCTCGGTAAATTAAAAATTCAATCTGGGGAAGTGATTATCTCTGACCTTCTGCCATCTGAGAAAGAAAAAGACAAAGAGAATGAAAATAACTCAAATTCAATGTTAACTGTCCCTGCTGAATTTATCGCAGATAACGCTCCTCGTCCTCACCCTCGTTCTCCTCGTAGAGGACGTAGCCTGTTATCAGCCACTACTCCTGCAGCCATTACGGTCAATGATGACACCATTTTGCCAGCAAATGAGAAGGAAGTAGAGATTAAACAAGGAGCAAAACTCATTTTAGACACTAACCATCAAGTCGATAAAATTAAAAATGAAGGTACGGTGAATCTCAATACCCATACCTTATCGATTGATGATTATAGTAGCGAGCACGGGAAAATTATCATTGCCTTAAATGATAAAACTAACCAAGTGCTTAACATTAAGAAAACCGATAAAAATGTTGATGTCGAGTTAGTTGCTACAAAAGAAACCTTAACCTATTTAGCTAGCAATGGGATTAAAATCGCTAATCTCCCTACTCAACTTAATATCTTAAATGAAGAGCAGCTCACTAAAGGCAACTATGACTTAACCAATGTAAATGGCATGATTAAGTTATTATTAGCCCCTAACTTGATGTCTAAAATCTTGCGTTTAACTGAAATTCATCAGTTAAATCAGTTACACACCAATGAACCGTTTATTGAGGGCGTAACCGTTAAAGCAAATTATAGTAATGGGAAAATCAAAGAAAAATTCTTAAAAGACTACCGTAATACCCTCTTTAAATCTCAAGCCAATACCTCAGGGATTACCATTAATCTGGGCAAAACTTATGGTCGCTTCACTGGAAAATTAACCCTAAAAGCCCTGAATACCGATTTCCAATCTGAGGTTAATCATAAAACTCAGCAGGATAAATTAAAAACCCTTGCCGCAGAAACTGGTATCAAAGTAGAGTATAAACCTGGCTATGGTGCAACACTCTCTGCGGGTATACTCCAATCTTCTTTCAAGCAAGGGAAATATGCCTTACTCAATGGCAACCTCAGCCTGTATGCCAACCCTCGCTATCCGATTGGTAAGGGTGTATTAACCTTAGAAAATGAACTCTCTGTCAGATATACCCCTATCCTCTCGCAAGCATTACCAGCGGATGAAATGGCTAAATTAACCAATCCATTCGCTTACGCCCATCGCTTAGGGCTCAATTATCAGTATCAGAAGTTTGATTTTAACTTGGCAACAAAAGTGACTTTTGATAACACCCAACTGACCTATATCCGAAAAGAGGCGCAAGTTAACAGTGATTTAATTAAAGGGCTGAGTTATCAACTGTCTGCTGGAGTGAAATACCACTTCACCCAAAAACTGAACCTCTCACTCACCTCAGACACCACGTTTAGTAAAAACAGCTCCCAATTTGGGGCTAAAATAGGGGTGACTTATAACTTTTAG
- the hslV gene encoding ATP-dependent protease subunit HslV — protein MTTIVSVRRDGKVVVGGDGQVSLGNTVMKGNARKVRRLYRDKVLAGFAGGTADAFTLFELFEQKLEMHQGHLLKSAVELAKEWRTDRALRKLEAMLIVADENESLIISGLGDVIQPEEDQILAIGSGGNYALSAARALVENTQLSAREIVEKSLKIAGNICVYTNTNFTIEQLPNK, from the coding sequence ATGACTACAATTGTAAGTGTCCGTCGTGATGGTAAAGTAGTAGTTGGTGGTGATGGCCAAGTATCACTGGGTAATACCGTAATGAAAGGCAATGCTCGTAAGGTACGCCGTTTATACAGAGACAAAGTCTTAGCAGGATTTGCTGGTGGTACGGCTGATGCTTTCACTTTATTTGAATTATTTGAACAAAAATTAGAAATGCATCAAGGTCATTTACTCAAAAGTGCGGTTGAATTAGCCAAAGAGTGGCGTACTGATCGTGCATTACGCAAATTAGAAGCAATGTTAATTGTTGCTGATGAAAATGAATCTTTAATTATCAGTGGGTTAGGTGATGTTATTCAACCTGAAGAAGATCAAATCTTAGCGATTGGTTCTGGTGGTAACTATGCACTTTCTGCAGCCCGAGCTTTAGTAGAGAATACGCAACTTTCAGCACGTGAAATCGTTGAAAAATCATTAAAAATTGCTGGTAATATTTGTGTTTATACCAACACTAACTTCACTATTGAGCAATTACCGAATAAATAA
- a CDS encoding DASS family sodium-coupled anion symporter produces MIAIILFFILLQVLPFSEKENKGLALLVFVGILWLTEALHVTVTALIIPILVVLLGLSNTKTALATFSHPIIFLFFGGFALATALHIQKLDRLIANKIMSMANGNLFRAVLYLFGITAFLSMWMSNTATTAMMLPLAMGILSHMDREKEHNTYVFVLLGIAYSASIGGMGTPVGSPPNAIVVSQLNLTFYEWMQYGIPTLLLLLPFMVATLYIVFKPKFNQNFKRNFEQIELTSDRKVTLFIFTITVICWILSGYINPLLSATLGIQGQIASLDSIIAVTAALILCISRVVEWKQIQDNTNWGVLILFGGGITLSSVLSSSGASKIMADAIVFMIRDGHFYLIGLVVATFVIFLTEFTSNTATTALLVPIFISIAQALGLPPLGLSLIIGLGASCAFMLPVATPPNAIVFGTGQIKQQEMIRIGIILNIISIFLITTIGYIFWFK; encoded by the coding sequence ATGATTGCCATCATTCTATTTTTCATTTTGCTACAAGTTTTACCTTTTAGTGAAAAAGAAAATAAAGGATTAGCATTATTAGTTTTTGTTGGGATTTTATGGTTAACTGAAGCCTTACACGTTACCGTTACTGCTTTAATTATTCCTATTTTAGTGGTGTTATTGGGGCTATCAAATACTAAAACCGCATTAGCCACTTTCTCACATCCAATTATATTCTTATTCTTTGGTGGCTTTGCCTTAGCAACCGCTTTACATATTCAAAAACTAGATCGCCTTATTGCGAATAAAATAATGTCAATGGCAAACGGGAATTTATTTCGTGCTGTTCTTTACTTATTTGGCATTACAGCTTTTCTTTCAATGTGGATGAGTAACACCGCAACCACGGCAATGATGCTCCCGCTAGCAATGGGAATTTTAAGCCATATGGATCGAGAAAAAGAACATAATACCTATGTATTTGTACTGCTTGGTATTGCTTATAGTGCCAGCATAGGTGGTATGGGAACACCAGTTGGTAGCCCACCTAATGCCATTGTAGTCTCTCAACTAAATTTAACTTTCTATGAATGGATGCAATATGGTATCCCAACATTATTGCTCTTATTACCTTTTATGGTCGCAACACTGTATATCGTCTTTAAACCTAAATTTAATCAAAATTTTAAGCGTAACTTTGAACAAATTGAATTAACAAGCGATCGTAAAGTTACCTTATTTATCTTTACCATTACCGTTATTTGCTGGATTCTTAGCGGATATATTAATCCTCTTTTATCCGCAACTTTAGGCATACAAGGACAAATAGCAAGCCTAGACAGTATCATCGCCGTAACGGCAGCACTTATATTGTGTATCAGTCGAGTAGTAGAATGGAAACAAATCCAAGACAATACCAACTGGGGCGTATTAATTTTATTCGGCGGTGGTATTACTCTAAGTTCGGTATTATCAAGCTCAGGTGCAAGTAAAATAATGGCTGATGCGATCGTTTTTATGATTAGAGATGGACACTTCTATTTAATTGGTCTGGTAGTCGCTACCTTTGTTATTTTCTTAACAGAATTTACCTCTAATACCGCCACCACTGCTCTTTTAGTCCCAATCTTTATTTCAATTGCTCAAGCCTTAGGATTACCACCACTTGGGCTATCCTTAATTATTGGCTTAGGTGCATCTTGTGCCTTTATGTTGCCAGTTGCAACCCCACCCAATGCGATTGTATTTGGTACAGGACAAATAAAACAACAAGAGATGATCCGTATTGGAATAATACTAAATATTATTAGTATATTTTTAATTACAACAATAGGATATATTTTCTGGTTTAAATAA